The genomic DNA AAAAAAACGCGAGGCCGTGAGTTTAGACGTTTTGGACGAATCGGGAATCACGCCGGAGACGCTGCGGTTGATTCCGACAGAGGCGGGGAGCGATCGGGCGATGGCGCTCAAGGAATTACAAAAAAATTTGAACGAAGCGCTGCAAAAGTTGTCTAACAAGCATAGGGTTGTATTTGTGCTGTTTGAGGTGGAGCGTATGTCGCACGAGGAAATCGCGAAAATCGTTGGCTGTTCGGTAGGAACCGTTCGGTCACGTCTTCATTATGCGAAACAAGAGCTCCAGCAGTATTTGAAGACCTACCTGTAATATGAACACATCAGAAAAGGATCAAAAATTATCACAGCTATTTCAGCTTAAGCGGGTTGAGGCCCCGTCGGAGGCGTTTTGGCGTGATTTTGATGCCGGCTTTCGACGTAAGTTCGCAGCGCACATAGCACCTAAGCCCTCGTGGATCCAGTCCGTTCTGGAATTTCTCCAGCCGTGTCGCTGGGCGTTTGCAACGGTCGGGGGTGTCGCCTGTGCGTTTTTAGCAATCTCCTCGCTTTCTCTGCAACAAGTTTCCAAAGATATTGGGCACGGGATGGGCGTAGTGGCAGTGAAAAATTCGTTCCCGGGTTCGTTGAACTTAGCGGAGCATGCAAGTGGCGCGGCGTTGGCCCTTACGCTTTCGTCGGGACCAGGGGCCCACTATGTTTGTGACAACCTGTATAAATCAGA from Verrucomicrobiota bacterium includes the following:
- a CDS encoding sigma-70 family RNA polymerase sigma factor, which produces MALFARKVHDPPPEDPLVAAIKGDSQSAFTQFVEKYKQRIFATVYNIVNNPHDAMEITQDVFIKAFDAIHSFKANASVSTWLYRIAVNMALSFLRQRKKREAVSLDVLDESGITPETLRLIPTEAGSDRAMALKELQKNLNEALQKLSNKHRVVFVLFEVERMSHEEIAKIVGCSVGTVRSRLHYAKQELQQYLKTYL